From the genome of Luteibacter rhizovicinus DSM 16549:
CGGCTGTTGTTGCTCGGATCGTTCGGGATCACGACGTTGGCGCCGTCGGGCAGCTGGTCGATGGACTTGAACTTGCGCGAGTACGCGCCGAACGGCTCGATGTGCACGCCGACGACCTTGACCAGGTCGGTGCCGCGTTCCTTGTTGAACGCGTCGAGGTAGGGCTCGGTCTGGAAGAAGTTGACGTCGATCTGCTTCTGCGCGACCTGCATGTTCGGCTGCACGTAGTCGGTGAATACCTTGATATCGAGGTTCACGCCCTGCTTGGCCAGCAGCGGCTTGATCTCCTTGAGGATCTCGGCGTGCGGCACGGGCGTGGCTGCGATCGTGAGCGTCGCCTCGGCGGAGCCGTCCTTGCTGCCGCCATCACCCTGCGAACAGCCCGCCACGAGGATGGCGAGGGCGGCGGCGAGGGGGAGCAGGTACTTCTTCATGGAGGCGTCCGTGGCTTATGTTGCGGTGCGCCAGCATAGACGTCCATACCGCCGGATGCAAAGGCGGCCCCGCTGCCGTTCAGCGACGGCTATAGCGGGTTACCAGGCGATCGCCGAGCGATTGCAGGATCTGCACGAGGACGACCAGCAGGGCCACGGTGACAAGCATGTAATCGGGTTTGTAGCCGTTATAGCCGTACTGGTAGGCCAGCGCGCCGAGACCGCCGGCGCCGACGATGCCGCCCATGGCCGTATAGCCGACCAGGGCGACGGCGGTGACCGTGGCACCGGCAATCAGGCCAGGCCGGGCCTCGGGCAGGAGCACGCGCGTCACGATCTGGCGGGTGGTCGCACCCATGGCCTGGCTGGCCTCGATCACGCCGCGATCGACCTCGCGCAGCGCGGTCTCCACCAGTCGGGCAAGGAAGGGAGCCGCACCGATCACCAGGGGGACGATGGCGCCGCGGATGCCGATGCTCACGCCAGTGATCGCCTTGGTCACCGGGATCAGCAGGATCATCAGGATGATGAAGGGCACCGAGCGCAACACGTTGACGACCAGCGACAGCACGCCGTAGAGCTTCGGCTTCGCATGCAGTTGCCCGCGCGCGGTGAGGAACAGCCAGATGCCCAGCGGCAGGCCGAGCACCACGGTGAACAGTAGCGAACCGCCGAGCATCAGCAGGGTGTCGATGCAGGCCTGGCCGATTTCGGCCCAGTCGATGTTGGGGAAAAGCGTCTGCATGGGGCTCATCGGGCCACCTCTTCGATATCGACACCGGCGTTGCGGATCTGCGCGAGCGCATCCTCGACGCGTTCGCCGTTCATGGCCAGGGTGAGTTGCCCGTACGGGGTGTCCTTGATGCGGTCGACGCGACCCGACAGCAGGTTGTACTCGACACCCGTGTCACGGACGACGTTCGAGAGCACCGGCGAATACGTGGCTTCGCCGCGGAACGAGAGACGAAACAGGCGGCCGGCGACACCCGAGAACTCGGGGCCGTGGCCTTCGCGGTGATCGGCCTCGGCGACGAAGCGACGCGTCGTCGGGTGTTGCGGATGCAGGAAGACATCGGCCACGGCGCCCATCTCGACCACCTGGCCGGCCTCGAGGACCGCGACCCGGTC
Proteins encoded in this window:
- a CDS encoding MetQ/NlpA family ABC transporter substrate-binding protein; its protein translation is MKKYLLPLAAALAILVAGCSQGDGGSKDGSAEATLTIAATPVPHAEILKEIKPLLAKQGVNLDIKVFTDYVQPNMQVAQKQIDVNFFQTEPYLDAFNKERGTDLVKVVGVHIEPFGAYSRKFKSIDQLPDGANVVIPNDPSNNSRALLLLAKHGLITLKNPNDRLATLKDVATNPKNLKFRELEAAMLPRVLDEVDLALINTNYALAAGMNPVKDALLIEDKDSPYVNFLVSRPDNKDDPRVQKLAAALTSPEVKAFIEKNYAGAVLPAF
- a CDS encoding methionine ABC transporter permease, which produces MSPMQTLFPNIDWAEIGQACIDTLLMLGGSLLFTVVLGLPLGIWLFLTARGQLHAKPKLYGVLSLVVNVLRSVPFIILMILLIPVTKAITGVSIGIRGAIVPLVIGAAPFLARLVETALREVDRGVIEASQAMGATTRQIVTRVLLPEARPGLIAGATVTAVALVGYTAMGGIVGAGGLGALAYQYGYNGYKPDYMLVTVALLVVLVQILQSLGDRLVTRYSRR